The proteins below come from a single Leptidea sinapis chromosome 20, ilLepSina1.1, whole genome shotgun sequence genomic window:
- the LOC126970146 gene encoding ecto-NOX disulfide-thiol exchanger 2-like isoform X1, with protein sequence MLSRRDRSRSPNSWGFSKHSKDNGQENSSDMSNTMNSMMMPNMFSQGNMMMGGMYNMMMPNGMMAQTMVPTTGMDMISASGMDMIPQQPMDMQAIASPSVQGGPANMDISMIGGVMVDPSMMGLYSTINTEAMIEKKEIILKHCKLIPPDPGALVPPKRARPPGCRTIFVGGLPDKIRESTVREIFEEYGRIQILRLSKKNFCHIRFDRESCVDAAMAVSGYHIKLTSKDDKDKDEDEVPHAISGRLHVDYALSRDDQNDYERRQRQALRMQQQQMQQLNAQQEALTTTRNMSYNHSPSPPRVQPFCTSAVMQIAEKIKSEDQFAATLPTLITWLERGECSKKNATQFYSMLQATNSHIRRLFNEKIMAEEELAQCRERVKNNIEQVINQLEQVVKVFSAATHQRVWDHFTKAQRKNIETWQKMTLEFNALKEEFNEKFYGEDEFNGLINRSGDGNTDEVKQLKKENESLQFELDAYKNEVDVIKAEASQEMEKFKAQFIARQALQGTLDNNPPLPSPVSKPPPPPPPPEDIDAKVLVRDEVDAVCGEAKLIGVMSAFLQVHPQGASLDYVVSYVRALFPAITQATIHHVLQKHSEVFQRTTSGIGANIEHRWKFVAFAS encoded by the exons ATGTTAA GCAGGAGAGATAGATCAAGATCACCAAATAGTTGGGGATTTTCAAAACATTCCAAAGACAATGGCCAAGAAAACAGTTCAGACATGTCTAATACAATGAATAGTATGATGATGCCAAATATGTTTAGCCAAG GAAATATGATGATGGGGGGAATGTATAACATGATGATGCCTAATGGTATGATGGCACAAACTATGGTACCAACTACAGGAATGGATATGATTTCTGCCTCTGGCATGGATATGATACCACAACAACCAATGGATATGCAAGCTATTGCGAGTCCATCTGTACAGGGTGGTCCCGCTAACATGGACATAAGCATGATAGGTGGTGTGATGGTGGATCCCTCAATGATGGGATTGTATTCTACCATAAACACCGAGGCAATGATAGAAAAAAAAGAGATTATCCTAAAACATTGTAAGCTGATACCTCCAGATCCCGGGGCATTAGTTCCTCCGAAGAGAGCTAGGCCTCCAGGTTGCAGGACTATCTTTGTTGGCGGTTTACCTGACAAGATTAGGGAAAGCACAGTCAGGGAAATATTTGAGGAGTATGGAAGGATTCAAATTTTGCGTCTGTCTAAGAAAAACTTTTGCCATATAAGATTTGATAGAGAGAGCTGTGTAGATGCAGCCATGGCTGTGTCCGGCTATCATATAAAGTTAACAAGTAAAGATGATAAGGACAAAGATGAGGATGAAGTCCCACATGCAATCAGTGGTCGGCTTCATGTCGATTATGCCTTG agcAGAGATGATCAAAATGATTATGAAAGACGACAACGTCAGGCATTGCGAATGCAACAGCAACAGATGCAGCAATTAAATGCACAACAGGAGGCCCTCACTACCACGAGGAACATGAGCTACAATCACTCACCGTCACCTCCAAGAGTTCAGCCGTTCTGCACTTCTGCTGTTATGCAAATAgctgaaaaaattaaaagtgaAGACCAATTCGCTGCTACTCTTCCT acATTGATTACTTGGCTGGAGCGTGGTGAATGCTCAAAAAAGAACGCAACTCAGTTTTATTCTATGCTACAAGCAACAAATTCTCACATACGTAGattatttaacgaaaaaatCATGGCAGAAGAGGAACTGGCGCAGTGTAGGGAGagagttaaaaataatattgaacaaGTGATAAACCAAC TCGAACAGGTGGTGAAAGTGTTTAGTGCGGCCACGCATCAGCGAGTCTGGGACCACTTCACGAAGGCGCAGcgaaaaaatattgaaaccTGGCAAAAAATGACACTG GAGTTCAATGCACTGAAAGAGGAATTCAATGAGAAATTCTATGGAGAAGATGAATTTAATGGATTAATAAACAGAAGTGGCGACGGTAACACTGATGAAGTAAAGCAACTGAAG aaAGAGAACGAAAGCCTGCAGTTTGAACTGGATGCGTACAAGAATGAGGTCGATGTTATAAAAGCGGAGGCTTCACAGGAAATGGAGAAGTTCAAAGCCCAGTTTATTGCTCGGCAAGCTTTACAAGGGACGCTCGACAATAAC CCCCCACTACCTTCGCCGGTGTCGAAGCCTCCCCCGCCACCACCACCGCCGGAAGACATCGACGCCAAGGTTCTGGTCCGCGATGAAGTAGACGCCGTTTGTGGTGAAGCGAAACTTATTGGAGTTATGTCAGCGTTCTTGCAG
- the LOC126970146 gene encoding ecto-NOX disulfide-thiol exchanger 1-like isoform X2: MLSRRDRSRSPNSWGFSKHSKDNGQENSSDMSNTMNSMMMPNMFSQGNMMMGGMYNMMMPNGMMAQTMVPTTGMDMISASGMDMIPQQPMDMQAIASPSVQGGPANMDISMIGGVMVDPSMMGLYSTINTEAMIEKKEIILKHCKLIPPDPGALVPPKRARPPGCRTIFVGGLPDKIRESTVREIFEEYGRIQILRLSKKNFCHIRFDRESCVDAAMAVSGYHIKLTSKDDKDKDEDEVPHAISGRLHVDYALSRDDQNDYERRQRQALRMQQQQMQQLNAQQEALTTTRNMSYNHSPSPPRVQPFCTSAVMQIAEKIKSEDQFAATLPTLITWLERGECSKKNATQFYSMLQATNSHIRRLFNEKIMAEEELAQCRERVKNNIEQVINQRVQCTERGIQ, translated from the exons ATGTTAA GCAGGAGAGATAGATCAAGATCACCAAATAGTTGGGGATTTTCAAAACATTCCAAAGACAATGGCCAAGAAAACAGTTCAGACATGTCTAATACAATGAATAGTATGATGATGCCAAATATGTTTAGCCAAG GAAATATGATGATGGGGGGAATGTATAACATGATGATGCCTAATGGTATGATGGCACAAACTATGGTACCAACTACAGGAATGGATATGATTTCTGCCTCTGGCATGGATATGATACCACAACAACCAATGGATATGCAAGCTATTGCGAGTCCATCTGTACAGGGTGGTCCCGCTAACATGGACATAAGCATGATAGGTGGTGTGATGGTGGATCCCTCAATGATGGGATTGTATTCTACCATAAACACCGAGGCAATGATAGAAAAAAAAGAGATTATCCTAAAACATTGTAAGCTGATACCTCCAGATCCCGGGGCATTAGTTCCTCCGAAGAGAGCTAGGCCTCCAGGTTGCAGGACTATCTTTGTTGGCGGTTTACCTGACAAGATTAGGGAAAGCACAGTCAGGGAAATATTTGAGGAGTATGGAAGGATTCAAATTTTGCGTCTGTCTAAGAAAAACTTTTGCCATATAAGATTTGATAGAGAGAGCTGTGTAGATGCAGCCATGGCTGTGTCCGGCTATCATATAAAGTTAACAAGTAAAGATGATAAGGACAAAGATGAGGATGAAGTCCCACATGCAATCAGTGGTCGGCTTCATGTCGATTATGCCTTG agcAGAGATGATCAAAATGATTATGAAAGACGACAACGTCAGGCATTGCGAATGCAACAGCAACAGATGCAGCAATTAAATGCACAACAGGAGGCCCTCACTACCACGAGGAACATGAGCTACAATCACTCACCGTCACCTCCAAGAGTTCAGCCGTTCTGCACTTCTGCTGTTATGCAAATAgctgaaaaaattaaaagtgaAGACCAATTCGCTGCTACTCTTCCT acATTGATTACTTGGCTGGAGCGTGGTGAATGCTCAAAAAAGAACGCAACTCAGTTTTATTCTATGCTACAAGCAACAAATTCTCACATACGTAGattatttaacgaaaaaatCATGGCAGAAGAGGAACTGGCGCAGTGTAGGGAGagagttaaaaataatattgaacaaGTGATAAACCAAC GAGTTCAATGCACTGAAAGAGGAATTCAATGA
- the LOC126970194 gene encoding DNA-directed RNA polymerase III subunit RPC8 codes for MFVLTEMKDVIRVNPAHFHLSLLESITSLLNRKLANKVVLNIGLCIALFDITHIGHSYIFPGDGSSHTEVKFRYIVFRPIVEEILIGKIRSCSREGVHVTLGFFDDILIPVNALQHPSRFDDTDQAWVWEYPKEDGEKHDLFMDSGESIRFRVTSEAFEESLPNKPPGSERTVQVPAPYKLIGGINEPGLGLLSWWETPENDDADGSEEQENDE; via the exons ATGTTTGTTTTAACAGAAATGAAAGATGTTATTCGTGTAAATCCAGCACACTTTCATCTAAGTTTATTGGAATCTATTACTTCGTTACTGAATAGAAAATTAGCAAACAAg gTGGTTCTAAATATTGGGCTTTGTATAGCCTTATTTGATATCACACATATTGGGCATTCATACATATTTCCTGGAGATGGATCATCACACACAGAGGTTAAATTTAGGTATATTGTTTTTAGGCCTATAGTAGAAGAAATACTTATTGGAAAGATAAGGAGTTGTAGCAGGGAAGGAGTTCATG TGACATTGGGATTTTTCGATGATATATTAATACCTGTCAATGCACTGCAACACCCATCTCGATTTGATGATACTGACCAGGCATGGGTATGGGAGTATCCTAAGGAGGATGGTGAAAAACATGACCTTTTTATGGACTCag GTGAATCAATTAGATTTAGAGTTACAAGTGAAGCATTTGAGGAAAGTCTACCTAATAAGCCGCCGGGCTCTGAGCGTACAGTACAAGTACCTGCACCTTATAAGCTGATTGGTGGTATTAATGAGCCGGGATTAGGGTTATTATCGTGGTGGGAAACTCCGGAGAACGATGATGCTGATGGCAGTGAGGAACAGGAAAATGATGAATAA